The following coding sequences lie in one Steroidobacter denitrificans genomic window:
- a CDS encoding nitrate reductase subunit alpha — MSYFLDRLTFFKRKHEPFSNGHGVTRSEDRRWENGYRARWQFDKIVRSTHGVNCTGSCSWKIYVKNGLVTWETQQTDYPRTRADLPNHEPRGCPRGASYSWYLYSANRVKHPLMRGALLKLWRAARATLAPVDAWASIVEDPACAQRYKTARGMGGFVRVTWDEANEIIAAANLYTCRKYGPDRVLGFSPIPAMSMVSYAAGARYLSLLGGACLSFYDWYCDLPPSSPQVWGEQTDVPESADWYNSRYIIAWGSNVPQTRTPDAHFFTEARYNGTKTVAITPDYSEVAKLTDVWLHPKQGTDAALAFAFGHVILREFHLDQPSAYFLDYCRQYSDMPLLVQIDRRTDGSHEAGRYLRASDLDGALGESNNPEWKTLAYDDNNAEMVVPNGSVGFRWGEQGKWNVEERDSRGRETRLRLSLAGVHDGIVTVSFPYFGGVAHEQWVASKHQDILGKNVPVRRLTLADGRECLVATVYDLLLAQYGLDRGFGGSHVASSYDEDVPGTPAWQEKITGVPRAQVIEIAREFARTADKTRGRSMIIVGAAMNHWYHNDMNYRGLINMLVMCGCVGQSGGGWAHYVGQEKLRPQSGWTPLAFGLDWSRPPRQMNGTSFFYFNSDQWRYEKLEIRDILSPLADPAKYTGSMIDFNLRAVRMGWLPSAPQLDRNPFEVTREAAANGLDPVTHAVQGFKSGALDFAYADPDAPRNFPRNLFIWRSNLLGSSGKGHEYMLRHLLGTRHGVQGKDLGEQGASRPEEVRWREEPPEGKLDLLVTLDFRMCTTALYSDIVLPTATWYEKDDLNTSDMHPFIHPLSKAVDPAWESRSDWEIFKGIARTLSALAPGVLDVEQDLVLVPTLHDTPGELAMPFGVTDWKRGDCEPVPGKTMPSMVVVERDYPNLYKKFTSLGPLLDRQGNAGKGLAWDTQDEIDMVADLNHRVTEAGVSQGRPRIESAIDACEVILSLAPETNGHVAVKAWAALEKFTGREHTHLAVGKAHEAIRFRDIQAQPRKIISSPVWSGLEDEHVSYNACYTNVHELIPWRTLSGRQQFYLDHEWMRAFGEGFMGYRPPVDTRTIRPILGAKPNGNKEIVLNWITPHQKWGIHSTYSDNLIMQTLSRGGPIVWISEDDARNAGIVDNDWIELFNVNGAIVARAVVSQRVMPGMAMMYHAQERILNMPGAQITGTRGGIHNSVTRTVVKPTHMIGGYAQLSYGFNYYGTTGTNRDEFVVVRKMSKVDWLDGEPVAATAQEVAP; from the coding sequence ATGAGTTACTTCCTCGACCGTCTGACATTCTTCAAGCGCAAGCATGAGCCCTTCTCCAACGGCCATGGCGTGACGCGCAGTGAAGATCGACGCTGGGAAAACGGTTACCGCGCCCGCTGGCAATTCGACAAGATCGTGCGTTCCACCCACGGCGTGAACTGCACCGGCTCATGCAGCTGGAAGATCTATGTCAAAAACGGCCTCGTCACCTGGGAGACGCAGCAGACCGACTATCCACGTACTCGCGCCGACCTGCCCAATCATGAACCACGGGGCTGTCCGCGCGGTGCCAGTTATTCCTGGTACTTGTACAGCGCCAATCGCGTCAAGCATCCGTTGATGCGCGGCGCCCTGCTGAAATTATGGCGCGCCGCGCGCGCCACGCTGGCGCCCGTGGATGCCTGGGCCAGCATCGTGGAAGACCCGGCCTGTGCCCAGCGCTATAAAACCGCTCGCGGCATGGGCGGTTTCGTGCGCGTAACCTGGGACGAGGCCAACGAGATCATCGCCGCGGCCAACTTGTACACCTGCAGGAAATACGGTCCGGACCGTGTACTGGGCTTTTCGCCGATCCCGGCGATGTCGATGGTGTCGTACGCTGCGGGTGCGCGCTACCTGTCCCTGCTGGGCGGCGCTTGTCTCAGCTTCTATGATTGGTACTGCGATCTGCCGCCATCCTCGCCGCAGGTCTGGGGCGAACAGACGGATGTCCCGGAATCCGCCGATTGGTACAACTCCAGGTACATCATTGCCTGGGGCTCGAATGTGCCGCAGACTCGCACGCCCGATGCCCATTTCTTTACCGAGGCGCGCTACAACGGCACCAAGACCGTCGCCATTACGCCGGACTACTCGGAAGTCGCCAAGCTCACCGACGTATGGCTGCACCCGAAGCAGGGTACGGATGCCGCGCTTGCTTTTGCCTTCGGCCATGTGATTCTGCGTGAATTTCACCTCGACCAGCCTTCAGCATATTTCTTGGATTATTGCCGACAGTATTCCGATATGCCGTTGCTGGTGCAGATAGACCGTCGTACGGACGGCAGCCATGAAGCGGGCCGCTATCTGCGCGCCAGCGATCTCGACGGCGCTCTCGGTGAAAGCAACAACCCCGAGTGGAAAACGCTCGCCTACGACGATAACAACGCCGAGATGGTCGTGCCGAACGGTTCTGTCGGTTTTCGCTGGGGCGAACAAGGTAAATGGAATGTCGAGGAACGCGACAGCAGGGGACGCGAAACCCGTCTGCGCTTGAGCCTTGCCGGCGTCCACGACGGCATCGTCACGGTAAGTTTTCCGTATTTCGGCGGTGTGGCGCATGAGCAGTGGGTTGCAAGCAAGCACCAAGACATTCTCGGCAAGAACGTACCCGTGCGGCGGCTGACGCTGGCGGATGGGCGCGAGTGCCTGGTTGCCACGGTCTATGATCTGCTGTTGGCGCAGTATGGACTGGATCGGGGCTTCGGCGGCAGCCATGTCGCGAGCAGCTATGACGAGGATGTGCCGGGCACACCGGCGTGGCAGGAAAAGATCACCGGCGTACCGCGTGCGCAGGTGATCGAGATTGCCCGGGAATTCGCCCGTACCGCCGACAAGACTCGTGGCCGATCGATGATCATCGTGGGTGCGGCGATGAATCACTGGTACCACAACGATATGAACTATCGCGGCTTGATCAATATGCTGGTCATGTGCGGCTGCGTAGGACAGTCGGGCGGCGGCTGGGCGCATTACGTCGGGCAGGAGAAACTGCGACCCCAATCGGGCTGGACACCGCTGGCTTTCGGGCTGGACTGGAGCCGTCCGCCGCGGCAGATGAACGGGACGTCGTTCTTCTATTTCAATTCCGACCAGTGGCGCTACGAGAAACTGGAAATCCGCGACATCCTTTCGCCGCTGGCGGATCCGGCCAAATACACCGGCAGCATGATCGATTTCAACCTGCGCGCCGTACGCATGGGCTGGCTGCCCTCGGCGCCGCAACTCGACCGCAACCCCTTCGAGGTTACACGCGAGGCGGCCGCCAACGGCCTGGATCCGGTGACCCACGCGGTCCAAGGGTTCAAGAGCGGCGCATTGGATTTTGCCTATGCCGATCCGGATGCGCCCCGGAATTTTCCCCGCAACCTGTTTATCTGGCGCTCCAACCTGTTGGGTTCATCGGGCAAGGGTCATGAGTACATGCTCAGGCATCTGCTCGGGACCCGCCACGGCGTGCAGGGCAAGGATCTGGGCGAGCAGGGCGCCAGCCGGCCCGAGGAGGTCCGCTGGCGCGAGGAGCCGCCCGAGGGCAAGCTCGATCTGCTGGTCACGCTCGACTTTCGCATGTGCACGACGGCGCTGTATTCCGACATCGTGCTGCCGACCGCGACCTGGTACGAGAAGGACGATCTCAACACCTCCGACATGCATCCGTTCATTCATCCGCTCTCCAAGGCGGTCGATCCTGCCTGGGAATCGCGCAGCGACTGGGAGATCTTCAAGGGAATCGCTCGCACCCTGAGCGCCCTGGCACCGGGCGTGCTGGATGTCGAGCAGGATCTGGTGCTGGTGCCGACGCTGCACGACACGCCGGGCGAACTGGCCATGCCCTTCGGGGTGACCGATTGGAAGAGGGGCGACTGCGAGCCGGTGCCGGGAAAAACCATGCCGTCGATGGTGGTCGTCGAACGGGACTACCCCAATTTATATAAAAAATTCACATCACTGGGACCCTTGTTGGATCGGCAGGGCAATGCGGGCAAGGGTCTTGCCTGGGACACCCAGGACGAGATCGACATGGTCGCAGACCTCAATCATCGAGTGACGGAGGCGGGGGTCAGCCAGGGCCGGCCTCGCATCGAGTCCGCCATCGATGCGTGCGAGGTCATCCTGTCACTGGCGCCCGAGACCAATGGTCATGTTGCGGTCAAGGCGTGGGCGGCACTCGAAAAATTCACGGGCCGTGAGCATACCCATCTTGCCGTCGGCAAGGCGCATGAGGCGATCCGTTTTCGCGATATCCAGGCGCAGCCGCGCAAGATCATTTCGAGTCCGGTGTGGTCGGGGCTCGAGGACGAGCATGTCAGCTACAACGCTTGTTACACCAATGTCCATGAGCTGATTCCCTGGCGCACGCTCAGCGGGCGGCAGCAGTTCTATCTCGATCATGAGTGGATGCGTGCTTTCGGCGAAGGTTTCATGGGCTATCGTCCGCCGGTCGACACGCGGACGATTCGGCCGATTCTCGGCGCCAAGCCGAACGGCAACAAGGAGATTGTGCTCAACTGGATCACTCCGCATCAGAAATGGGGCATCCATAGCACCTACTCCGACAATCTCATCATGCAAACCCTGTCGCGCGGCGGTCCGATCGTGTGGATCAGCGAGGACGATGCCCGTAACGCCGGGATCGTCGATAACGATTGGATAGAGCTGTTCAACGTCAATGGGGCTATCGTGGCGCGGGCCGTGGTCAGCCAGCGGGTGATGCCCGGGATGGCGATGATGTATCACGCCCAGGAGCGCATCCTGAACATGCCTGGGGCGCAGATTACCGGTACGCGCGGCGGCATTCATAACTCGGTAACCCGCACGGTGGTGAAACCTACCCATATGATCGGCGGCTATGCGCAATTGTCCTATGGTTTCAATTACTACGGAACGACCGGCACGAATCGTGACGAGTTCGTGGTGGTGCGAAAAATGAGCAAGGTCGACTGGCTGGACGGCGAACCCGTTGCGGCGACCGCACAGGAGGTGGCGCCATGA
- a CDS encoding M48 family metalloprotease, translating to MKSVAILLLSALLSFGAAAQSDPNDLPDIGSPAQATLTLQDEYQIGRMIVRGLRDQDQILEDPEVTEYIRSLGYRLSSQAHDGTQRFNFFMVRDNSINAFALPGGFIGVNAGLVLATRNESELAGVLAHEIAHVTQRHIARSIAAQSRSSLVSTAAMLAAILVGAAAGGGDAAVAGMAAAQSLAIQQQISFTRSNETEADRIGLGILARAGLDPQGMPSFFETMSRRAGSSEMNIPEMLRTHPVTANRIAETRERAAQLNVTPTPDSPSYTLTRERLRVLSTPPGQDARAYYAATIKNEPDATTGQRYGQALAMMLAGQPAKAAPIFQRLRDADPTLLQYHTALGQAQLLAGQGDASLATLKHASELFPRNIAVTIRYAESLMQLGDPKRAHEILLDLFNVVPPTPEQARLTALAANAAGDVADSYYYMSEYHLLSGDLPLAVNQLQLALAVPRLTTVQRARFQARLDEVQAALPKRSRSR from the coding sequence GTGAAATCTGTCGCCATATTGCTTTTGAGCGCCTTGCTGTCTTTCGGCGCGGCCGCCCAGTCCGACCCGAACGATCTGCCCGACATCGGCAGTCCGGCACAGGCCACCCTGACCCTGCAGGACGAATATCAGATCGGGCGTATGATCGTGCGCGGACTGCGTGATCAGGACCAGATCCTGGAAGATCCGGAAGTCACCGAGTACATCCGCTCGCTGGGTTACCGCTTGTCCAGCCAGGCGCACGACGGCACGCAGCGCTTCAACTTCTTCATGGTGCGCGACAACAGCATCAATGCCTTTGCCCTGCCCGGCGGCTTCATCGGCGTGAACGCCGGCCTGGTGTTGGCAACCAGGAACGAAAGCGAGTTGGCCGGCGTGCTCGCGCACGAAATAGCCCACGTCACTCAGCGTCATATCGCCCGCAGCATCGCTGCTCAAAGCCGCTCGAGCCTGGTGTCCACCGCGGCGATGCTGGCGGCGATCCTGGTCGGCGCCGCCGCCGGTGGCGGTGACGCCGCGGTGGCGGGCATGGCCGCAGCCCAATCACTGGCGATTCAGCAGCAGATCAGTTTCACGCGATCGAACGAAACCGAAGCGGATCGGATCGGGCTGGGCATCCTCGCCCGCGCCGGCCTGGATCCTCAGGGCATGCCCTCCTTTTTCGAAACCATGAGCCGCCGCGCCGGCAGCAGCGAAATGAACATTCCGGAAATGCTGCGCACCCACCCGGTGACCGCCAACCGTATCGCCGAAACCCGGGAACGCGCCGCCCAACTAAACGTGACGCCGACACCCGACAGCCCGAGCTATACGCTCACCCGGGAACGGCTGCGGGTATTGTCTACGCCCCCCGGTCAGGATGCGCGCGCCTATTATGCCGCTACCATCAAGAACGAACCGGATGCGACCACCGGTCAGCGCTACGGGCAGGCGCTCGCCATGATGCTGGCCGGCCAGCCGGCCAAGGCCGCGCCCATCTTCCAGAGGCTGCGCGATGCCGATCCCACCCTGCTGCAATATCACACGGCGCTCGGCCAGGCGCAGTTGCTCGCCGGACAAGGCGACGCCTCATTGGCGACGCTGAAACATGCGAGCGAACTGTTTCCGCGCAATATCGCGGTAACCATTCGCTACGCCGAATCCCTGATGCAGTTGGGCGACCCCAAGCGTGCCCACGAAATCCTGCTGGATCTGTTCAATGTGGTTCCGCCGACTCCCGAACAGGCTCGCCTGACGGCTCTAGCGGCGAATGCCGCGGGTGATGTAGCCGATTCCTACTATTACATGTCGGAATATCACCTGCTCAGCGGCGATCTGCCATTGGCCGTCAACCAGTTGCAGCTGGCTCTGGCCGTCCCGCGGCTGACGACGGTGCAGCGAGCCCGCTTCCAGGCCCGCCTCGATGAAGTCCAGGCGGCCCTGCCCAAACGCAGTCGATCCAGATGA
- a CDS encoding MlaA family lipoprotein, with translation MSSKIRAVAAALVIAALVSGCAATPGKTTQEDRWEGLNRGVYKFNDALDRAALKPAAKGYKKITPGWMRTGVGNFFSNLGYPSTFINQFLQGKAVLGLRDTARFLVNSTIGLAGFLDVATSMGLEKHDEDFGQTLAVWGVGSGPYLTLPLFGPSTMRDAPSRVVEFFLDPLDLADIPWEADWGKKALHAVHARTDLLPLDATLQRAFDPYAFVRDAWLQRREYVIYDGNPPPEDFDEAFYEDFDEEDLDTTP, from the coding sequence ATGTCAAGCAAGATACGCGCTGTTGCCGCGGCGCTCGTGATCGCCGCATTGGTCTCGGGCTGCGCGGCGACACCCGGTAAGACCACCCAGGAGGATCGCTGGGAAGGATTGAATCGCGGCGTCTACAAATTCAACGACGCGCTCGACCGGGCAGCTCTGAAACCGGCAGCCAAAGGCTACAAAAAAATCACTCCCGGCTGGATGCGTACCGGTGTCGGTAACTTCTTCAGCAATCTTGGCTACCCGTCGACCTTCATCAACCAGTTTCTGCAAGGCAAGGCGGTGCTCGGCTTGCGCGATACGGCTCGCTTCCTGGTCAACTCCACGATCGGACTGGCCGGCTTCCTGGATGTCGCCACGTCCATGGGACTGGAAAAGCACGACGAGGACTTCGGCCAGACGCTGGCCGTCTGGGGTGTGGGCTCAGGCCCTTATTTGACCCTGCCGCTGTTCGGTCCCTCGACGATGCGCGATGCGCCTTCCCGCGTGGTCGAATTTTTTCTGGATCCCCTGGATCTGGCGGACATTCCCTGGGAAGCCGACTGGGGCAAGAAAGCCCTGCATGCCGTGCATGCCCGCACGGATCTGCTCCCGCTCGATGCCACCCTGCAGCGTGCCTTCGATCCCTATGCATTCGTCCGCGACGCCTGGCTGCAACGGCGTGAATACGTCATTTACGACGGCAACCCGCCGCCGGAAGATTTCGACGAAGCGTTTTACGAAGACTTCGACGAGGAGGATCTGGACACGACGCCCTGA
- a CDS encoding STAS domain-containing protein — MKASMGSASPASADLEGTQPVGHRAGIRQGGVRQARLESLGEGRFRLEGVLDATTVVRLLDQGNEQFARLPDAQIDLSGVTATDSAGLALLIEWLRGARERGQVMRFGQLPEQLQALARISEVESLLSA, encoded by the coding sequence GTGAAAGCGTCCATGGGCTCGGCGTCGCCGGCATCAGCGGACCTGGAAGGAACCCAGCCGGTCGGCCACCGAGCTGGTATTCGTCAAGGCGGAGTACGTCAGGCCCGCCTCGAATCCCTCGGCGAGGGACGCTTTCGGCTGGAGGGTGTCCTGGATGCAACCACCGTCGTGCGGCTCCTGGATCAGGGTAACGAGCAGTTCGCCAGGCTGCCCGATGCACAAATCGATCTTTCCGGTGTGACCGCCACGGACAGTGCGGGGCTGGCGCTGTTGATCGAATGGCTGCGTGGCGCGCGCGAGCGTGGACAGGTCATGCGCTTCGGACAGTTGCCGGAGCAGTTGCAGGCCCTGGCACGCATCAGTGAAGTGGAATCGCTGTTGAGTGCGTAG
- a CDS encoding MlaC/ttg2D family ABC transporter substrate-binding protein encodes MNESMQAANLCDRVDRVNTGADREGQRRRAGRTAGTGVRPKAGAHAAMPAATGGRGPRRGALLCAMTLMASPLMCLGLSSVLPGVASGVARAAEQAAQASPQEVVTQVAQETLEELDRHRAEYRQDPRRLRELVDRIMLPHFDTQYAAQLVLAKHWRSATPAQRERFIEAFYQSMLQSYGEALLEFTPDRLRILSHQGKPDDRVTTVRSEVRRDDGSRVPVNYSLRKTAQGWKAFDVQIEGVSYVKSLRTDFGAEIEQKGLEAVIERLESQVSSGAEKEKSAASAPPAPRS; translated from the coding sequence ATGAATGAATCCATGCAAGCGGCGAACCTGTGTGATCGTGTCGATCGTGTAAATACCGGAGCGGACCGCGAGGGGCAGCGGCGGCGGGCCGGGCGTACGGCCGGAACGGGCGTGCGACCCAAAGCCGGCGCGCACGCCGCCATGCCGGCAGCCACCGGGGGGCGCGGGCCGAGACGCGGGGCGCTGCTGTGCGCGATGACGCTCATGGCCTCTCCCTTGATGTGCCTCGGGCTGTCCTCGGTATTGCCCGGAGTCGCGTCGGGCGTTGCCCGGGCGGCGGAGCAGGCCGCGCAGGCCAGTCCCCAGGAGGTCGTCACCCAGGTGGCACAGGAGACGCTCGAGGAACTGGATCGGCATCGTGCCGAATACCGCCAGGATCCCAGGCGGCTGCGCGAACTGGTCGACCGGATCATGCTGCCGCATTTCGATACCCAATATGCCGCGCAGCTGGTGCTGGCCAAGCACTGGCGCAGTGCGACACCCGCGCAGCGCGAACGTTTCATCGAGGCATTCTATCAGTCGATGCTGCAGAGCTATGGCGAGGCATTGCTGGAGTTCACGCCGGACCGGCTGAGAATTCTGTCTCACCAGGGCAAGCCGGACGATCGCGTCACCACTGTGCGCAGTGAAGTGCGGCGTGACGACGGTTCGCGGGTACCGGTGAATTATTCGTTGCGCAAGACGGCGCAGGGCTGGAAGGCCTTTGACGTGCAGATCGAAGGTGTCTCCTACGTTAAATCGCTGCGCACGGATTTCGGTGCAGAGATCGAGCAAAAGGGCCTCGAGGCAGTCATCGAGCGGCTGGAATCGCAAGTCTCGAGCGGTGCGGAAAAGGAAAAATCCGCCGCGTCAGCCCCACCGGCACCCCGATCGTGA
- the mlaD gene encoding outer membrane lipid asymmetry maintenance protein MlaD, giving the protein MRATRTVEISTGLFVLLGFAALFFLVTQITNRELSIDGRSYEVTALFENIGSLKPGAAVSMAGVTIGRVDSIAFDQDVYKAVVRMRIASAYNRIPKDSDASIMTSGLLGGQYVGLTAGGDEEFLTQGDRIDFVQDALVLENLINQLVASFGRRDDAGQGAQETNR; this is encoded by the coding sequence ATGCGTGCGACGCGCACTGTGGAAATATCGACCGGGCTGTTCGTGCTGCTCGGCTTTGCCGCGCTGTTCTTCCTGGTGACCCAGATCACCAACCGAGAACTTTCGATCGACGGCAGGAGTTACGAGGTGACGGCCTTGTTCGAAAATATCGGCAGCCTGAAACCCGGCGCAGCCGTATCGATGGCGGGCGTGACCATCGGGCGCGTCGACTCGATCGCCTTCGATCAGGACGTCTACAAGGCAGTCGTGCGCATGCGCATCGCCTCGGCCTACAACAGGATTCCGAAAGATAGTGATGCGAGCATCATGACCTCGGGTCTGCTGGGAGGGCAGTACGTCGGTCTTACCGCAGGCGGGGATGAGGAGTTCCTGACCCAGGGGGATCGTATCGATTTCGTGCAGGACGCCCTGGTGCTGGAAAACCTCATCAATCAGCTGGTGGCTTCTTTCGGCCGCCGCGACGACGCCGGCCAGGGCGCGCAGGAGACGAACCGATGA
- the mlaE gene encoding lipid asymmetry maintenance ABC transporter permease subunit MlaE: protein MNLLRELIQGLLRFLASIGATALFFGRLLAQVPRALLRPRLIIEQIHNTGALSLVIIMTCGLFVGAVLGLQGYDLLLRFGSEDALGTAAALALIKELGPVVTALLFAGRAGTALASEIGLMRATDQLTAMEMMAVDPMRRVVAPRFLGGMLAMPLLTIIFIGIGIFGVQVVGVQLFGVDSASFWSQMRSSVTTDDVMEGIIKGCVFGVACSLIAVYEGYTAKPTAEGVGQATTRTVVSSAVLTLILDYMLTAVLL, encoded by the coding sequence ATGAATCTGTTGCGCGAACTGATTCAGGGCTTGCTGAGATTTCTAGCGTCGATCGGCGCAACGGCGCTGTTCTTCGGCCGCCTGCTGGCGCAGGTGCCGCGCGCCTTGCTGCGCCCGAGGCTGATCATCGAACAGATCCATAATACGGGAGCGTTGTCGCTGGTCATCATCATGACCTGCGGCCTGTTCGTCGGCGCGGTGCTCGGACTGCAGGGCTACGATCTGTTGCTGCGGTTCGGATCGGAGGATGCACTGGGCACGGCGGCGGCTCTGGCCTTGATCAAGGAGCTCGGTCCGGTGGTCACTGCATTGCTGTTCGCCGGGCGGGCGGGCACAGCGCTGGCTTCCGAAATCGGCTTGATGCGCGCCACCGACCAGCTCACGGCGATGGAAATGATGGCCGTGGACCCGATGCGCCGCGTCGTGGCGCCTCGCTTCCTGGGCGGGATGCTGGCGATGCCGCTGCTCACCATCATATTCATCGGCATCGGCATCTTCGGCGTGCAAGTGGTGGGCGTGCAATTGTTCGGGGTGGATTCCGCGTCGTTCTGGTCGCAGATGCGCTCCAGCGTCACCACCGATGATGTGATGGAAGGCATCATCAAGGGCTGCGTATTCGGCGTTGCCTGCAGCCTGATCGCGGTGTACGAGGGTTATACGGCGAAGCCTACCGCGGAAGGGGTGGGGCAGGCGACCACCCGTACAGTCGTTTCCTCTGCCGTATTGACATTGATTTTGGATTATATGCTCACAGCCGTGCTGCTGTGA
- a CDS encoding ABC transporter ATP-binding protein — MQAVSPSAAQASAPDILVEIRDVYYSIGRRSIFAGLDMSIPRGKITAIMGPSGTGKTTLLRLITGQIRADRGQILFDGMDVASLSRRQLYEMRLRMGMLFQNGALLTDIDVFENVAFPLREHTNLPESLIRNIVLTKLQAVGLRGAASLLPTELSGGMARRVALARAMATDPELLIYDEPFTGLDPISMGMIVRLVRQMNSALGITSIVVSHDVEELKALADISYILSGGKVAAAGTFADLHGHDAQIVHQFMNGLPDGPVTFHYPAPDYHEQLLAGSR, encoded by the coding sequence ATGCAGGCTGTATCGCCGTCTGCAGCTCAGGCGTCCGCCCCGGACATCCTGGTGGAGATACGCGATGTCTACTACTCGATAGGACGTCGCTCGATCTTTGCGGGTCTCGACATGTCCATCCCGCGCGGCAAGATCACCGCCATCATGGGGCCCAGCGGCACGGGCAAGACCACCTTGCTACGCCTGATCACCGGCCAGATACGCGCGGACCGCGGCCAGATCCTGTTCGACGGTATGGATGTCGCGAGTCTGTCGCGCCGGCAATTGTATGAAATGCGTCTGCGCATGGGCATGCTGTTCCAGAACGGCGCCCTGCTGACCGACATCGACGTCTTCGAGAATGTGGCTTTTCCGCTGCGGGAGCATACGAATCTGCCGGAATCTCTTATCCGCAATATCGTGCTGACCAAGCTGCAGGCCGTGGGCTTGCGCGGCGCCGCCTCGCTGCTGCCCACGGAGCTTTCCGGGGGTATGGCTCGCCGCGTGGCGCTGGCGCGCGCCATGGCGACCGACCCGGAATTATTGATCTACGATGAGCCTTTCACCGGGCTGGATCCGATCTCGATGGGTATGATCGTACGGCTGGTACGACAGATGAACAGCGCGCTGGGCATCACCAGCATCGTGGTATCGCACGATGTGGAGGAACTCAAGGCGCTGGCGGACATCAGCTACATTCTGTCCGGCGGCAAGGTGGCCGCCGCCGGTACGTTTGCGGATCTTCATGGACATGATGCACAAATCGTGCATCAGTTCATGAACGGTTTGCCGGACGGGCCGGTGACCTTCCATTATCCGGCGCCCGATTATCATGAACAATTGCTGGCAGGTTCCAGATGA
- a CDS encoding class I fructose-bisphosphate aldolase produces the protein MNRSELETIARAMVAKGKGILAADESSGTIKKRFDNIKVESTQETRRSYRELLFTAPAAADYISGVILYDETIRQKTKDGTPFPQYLQGLGILPGIKVDMGAKALAGFPKETITEGLDGLRERLAEYHGLGARFAKWRAVIDIAEDIPTAFAIEANAHALARYAALCQEAGIVPIVEPEVLMDGGHTLERCEEVTNQVLAAVFAQLHSHRIHLEGTILKPNMVISGKKCPMRAAAQQVAEATIRCLRRHVPSAVPGIAFLSGGQSSPEATEHLNRMNVLGPHPWELTFSYGRALQEEALQAWGGKPENVEAGQKAFLRRAKFNGLARSGAYDAKQEQAAA, from the coding sequence ATGAATCGCAGTGAACTTGAGACCATCGCCCGGGCGATGGTTGCGAAAGGCAAGGGCATCCTGGCAGCCGATGAATCCAGCGGTACGATCAAGAAGCGCTTCGACAACATCAAGGTGGAGTCCACGCAAGAGACCCGCCGCTCATACCGGGAACTGCTGTTCACCGCGCCGGCAGCGGCCGACTATATCAGCGGCGTGATCTTGTACGACGAGACGATTCGCCAGAAAACCAAGGATGGCACGCCCTTCCCGCAGTACCTGCAGGGGCTGGGTATTCTGCCGGGCATCAAGGTCGACATGGGTGCCAAGGCTCTCGCGGGCTTTCCGAAGGAGACTATTACCGAAGGTCTGGATGGCCTGCGTGAACGTCTGGCGGAGTATCACGGGCTGGGTGCGCGCTTTGCCAAATGGCGCGCGGTGATCGATATCGCCGAGGATATTCCGACGGCATTCGCCATCGAGGCGAATGCCCATGCGCTGGCGCGCTATGCGGCGCTGTGTCAGGAAGCGGGCATCGTGCCGATCGTCGAGCCCGAAGTGCTGATGGATGGCGGACATACGCTGGAGCGCTGCGAGGAGGTCACGAATCAAGTGCTGGCGGCGGTGTTTGCCCAGTTGCATTCACACCGCATTCATCTCGAAGGTACGATCCTGAAGCCCAACATGGTGATTTCAGGCAAAAAATGTCCTATGCGCGCCGCAGCCCAGCAGGTCGCCGAGGCAACGATTCGCTGCCTGCGCCGCCACGTGCCGAGTGCGGTACCGGGCATCGCCTTCCTGTCGGGCGGACAAAGCTCGCCGGAGGCCACCGAGCATTTGAATCGCATGAACGTATTGGGTCCGCATCCCTGGGAGCTGACCTTCTCCTACGGCCGCGCGCTTCAGGAGGAAGCCTTGCAGGCCTGGGGCGGCAAGCCGGAGAACGTCGAGGCCGGGCAGAAGGCGTTCCTGCGCCGTGCGAAATTCAACGGTCTGGCGCGATCGGGCGCGTACGATGCCAAGCAGGAGCAGGCCGCGGCCTAG